A window of Pseudomonas putida genomic DNA:
GCCATCCGCACGAATGTAATAGCGGCGCTTGGCATAAGCGGAGTTCGACGAAGGCTTGGCCACGCAGTCGATGACATGCACGGCAAAGCCGTCCTCGCTGGCCTGCTCCACGTAGCGGTAGGTCCAGTCTTCGAGGTTGAGCTTCTGCAGGTCCTCGTAGATCAGGTCCGAGCCCACCCAGGTCTGGTGCTTCGAGGAAACCCGCCTGACCCGGCTGGCGGCCGGCAGGAACAGATACTGCAAGTCCTCGGCATCACGCACTTCCTCGTTGAAAGTGGCGATGTTGCGGATGCTGCGCGGGTAGAAGAACTTTTGCAGGTCGAGATCGCCTTGCTGGCTTGCCAGGTGATACCACAGCAGGCCACGCTGGCGGCGCACGCCTGCCTGGTCGGTCAGGGTCACCATCAGCATCGACACCGAGTCGTTGCCAATCGGGCGGCCTTCGGAGCGTTCGATCACTGCCCTGGGCTCCTCGGCCGGCGCCGTGGCCTCCGCCAGTGCCAGCGTCGGGCAACACAGCCAGGCAAGCAGGAATATCCGCTTCATGCGTGCATGCCTCCCGCCTGTCGATAGGTCGCCAGCAAGCCACCGGCCATGCCTTTAGGGCGGTACACCTCCTCCAGGCCGACAAACTGGTCGGTTTCTGCCAGAGCCGCGCGAATGGCGGCTGCAGCCGCCTCCAAAGCGCGCTGGCTCTTGCCGGGTACCGCAATCGCGAAGCGCACCTGAGCATCCCCCTGTTCGCTCGAAGCGCCTGGGTTGAGCGCGCCGCGTACACCGTGGCTGACATACAGGTGATTGAGGAACGCGCGCGCCGGGCACAGGTGCGCTGCCATGCCGGCGAACGCCGCGCTGCCATGCAGGAACAGCCCATGCGCACCGGCACTCAGCCCGCGACCGGCACCCACCAGGCCATGCAGACGACGCACCTGATCAATGCGTGCACGTACGCGTTCCACCAGGCCGGACGGCTCGTGCATCGCCGCCAGCAGCCGGCGCTTGCCCATCAGGTCCAGGCCGCTGCCGAAGATCAGCGCCTGGTCGAGGCATCGCTCGAACAAGGCACGCTCACGCAGCGCCAGGAACCCGCCGATGGTCGTCGGCATTTCCTTGGTCGCACTCATCAACACACCGTCAGCCAGCTCGCACATGGCCTTGACGATGTGCAACTCGTCACTGTCGTACCAGCCGCTGGCGTGTTCACGGACCAGGCAGGCATTGCTGATGATCCGCGTCGCATCGAGGATCAGCGCAATGCCGTGCCGGGCAGCCACTGCCTTGATTGCCTGCAGGTTCTCGACCGACATCGGCGCACCGCCGATGGCGTTGGTGCACGGTTCCAGCACAATGAACGGCACCCGCTGACGCCCCACGCGACGGATGGCGCGCTCCAGCGCGGCACTGTCGAGGTCGGCAGCGAACGCGCCGTTGCCATCGACCGTCGTCACGCTGCACAGCGAAGCGCCCTTGAGCCGAACGTGAGCCTCGAGCGTGGGGAACGGCGCACTGCCCAGCACGCAGTCCCCTGGTGACACCAGGGCATTGACCAGCAAGGCTTCGGCCAGCCGCCCCTGGGCCACGGCAATCACCTGTGGCAGGTTGAAAAGCCCGGCGAAGGCATTCGACAACTGCTCGTCCAGCTCGCGGTCAGCGTCCTGCTGTGCGGGGAAGCTTGGATAGGCCCGGTGCATCAGGCTGTCTGTCTGGTAGTCATCCAGCACCAGGCGTGACGGTACCAGGTCGAGGTTGAAGCCGTGCCGGACGAGAATCTGCGCACGGCCTTCGGCGGTTTCTGCCTGCAACGTCATGCCAGCGCCCCTTGCGTGACGTCGAGCACCTTGTGATTCATGCGGTTGAGGTCGAAGAACATCACCTTCGGCAGCACGATCGGCTCGCGGAAACCCGGCACCAGGTCATGCAGCAGGTAGTTGACGCACTCGGTCGCCAGCAACGATGTGGCGATCAGCACGCCAACCGCTACCGTCGGTACCTTGCCGACTTCCAGGCTGCGGACGATGGCCTGCATGTGCTGCGGCACGAAGATTTCGTCGAAAACCCGTGGTAGCGAACCCTGCTCCTTGGCGCCCTTGAGCGTCTCGGTCCAGTAATCCATGGCCAGCCCATCGGGCGCGGAGCACAGGGCGAAACAGCCGAAGCCCATGATCGGCCCCGCGACGCTGAACACCCCTCGCTGGCGTGCCTTGGCGTGGATCGATTCGCGCAGCACGTGGGTGACGTTGGCGTCCAGGCAGTCGACCAGGATATCCGCGCCGCCGAGGAACTCGTCCTGGTTATCGGCAGTGATACCCTCGACGAAAATCTCGACCTTCGCCTGCGGGTTCAGGTCGAGAATCAGCTCGCGATAGACCAGCGCCTTGTTGCGGCCCAGCGTGGCCCCGGTCGCAGCCCATTGGCGGTTCATGTCCGGCGGATCGAAAACCCCCGGGTCCGCCAGTTTGAACGTCTGTACGCCCATGCGGCACAGCGTCAGGGCCATGGCGCCGCCCACGCCGCCGCAGCCGGCGATGACCACGCAGCTGGAAGCCAGCCTGTCGATGCCTGCCTCGGTCAAGAGTGCAAGCGAGCGGTTCAGCATATTGTCGTTGCTCATCATGAGCCTCCTTGTTTCCACCTATGTAAATCTTCGCCTCGGGGTTGCCGAACGCTTGCCCGGCCCCCCGCAGACGTCTGATCCAGCCTTGCCATCCTGCGCAACGGGCGTGACGCAACTTGTTGCGGCCCGGTCGATGACCCGGGGCCTTGCTGCCCACACCATTAAACTAACGAGTCAATTAAGTAACCAAATTCCAAACACAACTCCGCCGCCATGCAAGTTCAAGACGCGTAACAGAGCGCTGAACGGGCATTATTAAAACTGTCAGTTCATTATCACCATTATTAAACTTGAACGTTTACCCGCATGCTTTCCAAGCGCCTATATTGTTAAACCGGCAAGTTTAATTCCGACCTGGAAAAACCCTGAAAAACCGGTTCGAAACAGGCAGCACGACAGGTATCACAGCCTCGGTGACAGAAAATAATATTCTTATAGATCAACAAGATACTGAACAAGAAACGAAACCATACCCACGCATTGGCCGTAGCCGCTTGCGCACAGGCAGGTGCACTTCCGATACGCCCAGGTACATCGCCTGGCGTTTTCCGGAAGAAACAGTCATTAACTTATAACGAAGACGATACTAAACGCAGAACCCACACTATTCAAGCAACTATTTTTGCAGCTTTGAATTTCCGGGATATTTGCGACGCACTCCGACACGCAGCGACATCTCTGCGCTGGCGTATTAAAACTGAAATATTCGACTTTTGTAGCGGGCGTTTATCCAGGCAAGCGCAGCCTCGACAACGGTCGTGTCGAGGCTGTACCTGGCAGCGGCGGTGGCGTTACGCCACGGCCATGGCCGCGAACGCGGCATTCAGGTCGTCGATCAGGTCGCGGTGATCCTCGATCCCCACCGACAGGCGCAGCAGGTTTTCGCTGATCCCCATCACGCCCTTCTGCTCCGGACTCAGCGAGCAGTGCGACATGCTCCAGGAGTGGTTGATCATGCTTTCCACGCCACCCAACGAGTCGGCCAGCACGAAGATCTGCAGCGCCTCGACCAGGCGGTTGAGTGCAGCGCGGTCGCCCTTGACCTTCATCGCCACCACCGCCCCGCCACTGCGCATCTGCCGTTTGCACAGCTCATGCTGCGGGTGGCTTTCCAGCCCCGGGTAATACACCTGCTCGATCTGCGCATGGCCTTCCAGGAAGCGCGCTACCTGCAAGGCATTGGCACACTGGCGCTCCATGCGCACATCCAGGGTCTTCAGGCCGCGCAAGGCCAGGTAGCAGTCGAACGGCCCCTGCACCGCACCAATCGCCATGCTGATGCGGCGCAGGCGCGCCAGCAGCGCTTCATTGGCCGCGACCACCACGCCCCCGGTCAGATCGGAGTGACCGCCGATGTACTTGCTGGCCGAATGCATCACCAGGTCGACACCCAGGCTGATCGGGCGCTGGTTCCAAGGCGAGCAGAAGGTGTTGTCGATACAGGTGAGGATGCCCCGCGCCCTGGCCAGGTCGCACACCGCCTTGATATCGACCAGGTGCAGCAGCGGGTTGGTCGGCGACTCGATCCAGATCAGCTGGGTATTTGGTTGGATGGCGGCAGCCACGGCGTCGAGGTCGTTGAGGTCGACGTAGGTGGTGGTCAGCCCCGAGGTGTGGCTGCGGTAGTCTTCGAGGATGCGGAAGGTGCCGCCGTAGACACCGTTCATCACCACCACGTGCGCATCCTTGGGCAGCAGCTCGAGCACCGTGGCGGTGGCGTTCACGCCCGAGGCGCAAGCGACCGCGCCAACGCCCTCCTCCAGAGCGGCGACACAGGTTTCGTAGGCATGCCGGGTGGGGTTGCCGACACGGCTGTAGGAGTACTCCGGCTTGTCGTCCAGGCTGCGCTTGGTGAACGAGCTGGCGGTGACGATCGCCGGGAAGATGGCGTTATCGGCGACGCTGAACTGCTCGCCGGCGTGAATGGTACGGGTGGCAAAATTGCGCAGCTTGTCGGACATGGTCAGGCCCATTGG
This region includes:
- a CDS encoding outer membrane lipoprotein-sorting protein gives rise to the protein MKRIFLLAWLCCPTLALAEATAPAEEPRAVIERSEGRPIGNDSVSMLMVTLTDQAGVRRQRGLLWYHLASQQGDLDLQKFFYPRSIRNIATFNEEVRDAEDLQYLFLPAASRVRRVSSKHQTWVGSDLIYEDLQKLNLEDWTYRYVEQASEDGFAVHVIDCVAKPSSNSAYAKRRYYIRADGSYFPSRIDFFDSVGTLIKQVRRSDVRAYGDALYERLVQVKDFRNGHQTELERRWVQVNVGLPAALVSVRQMEKGIEHFAYPAEIQRVVDEATNGMVE
- a CDS encoding beta-eliminating lyase-related protein; translation: MTLQAETAEGRAQILVRHGFNLDLVPSRLVLDDYQTDSLMHRAYPSFPAQQDADRELDEQLSNAFAGLFNLPQVIAVAQGRLAEALLVNALVSPGDCVLGSAPFPTLEAHVRLKGASLCSVTTVDGNGAFAADLDSAALERAIRRVGRQRVPFIVLEPCTNAIGGAPMSVENLQAIKAVAARHGIALILDATRIISNACLVREHASGWYDSDELHIVKAMCELADGVLMSATKEMPTTIGGFLALRERALFERCLDQALIFGSGLDLMGKRRLLAAMHEPSGLVERVRARIDQVRRLHGLVGAGRGLSAGAHGLFLHGSAAFAGMAAHLCPARAFLNHLYVSHGVRGALNPGASSEQGDAQVRFAIAVPGKSQRALEAAAAAIRAALAETDQFVGLEEVYRPKGMAGGLLATYRQAGGMHA
- a CDS encoding ThiF family adenylyltransferase, which codes for MSNDNMLNRSLALLTEAGIDRLASSCVVIAGCGGVGGAMALTLCRMGVQTFKLADPGVFDPPDMNRQWAATGATLGRNKALVYRELILDLNPQAKVEIFVEGITADNQDEFLGGADILVDCLDANVTHVLRESIHAKARQRGVFSVAGPIMGFGCFALCSAPDGLAMDYWTETLKGAKEQGSLPRVFDEIFVPQHMQAIVRSLEVGKVPTVAVGVLIATSLLATECVNYLLHDLVPGFREPIVLPKVMFFDLNRMNHKVLDVTQGALA
- a CDS encoding aminotransferase class I/II-fold pyridoxal phosphate-dependent enzyme, with product MGLTMSDKLRNFATRTIHAGEQFSVADNAIFPAIVTASSFTKRSLDDKPEYSYSRVGNPTRHAYETCVAALEEGVGAVACASGVNATATVLELLPKDAHVVVMNGVYGGTFRILEDYRSHTSGLTTTYVDLNDLDAVAAAIQPNTQLIWIESPTNPLLHLVDIKAVCDLARARGILTCIDNTFCSPWNQRPISLGVDLVMHSASKYIGGHSDLTGGVVVAANEALLARLRRISMAIGAVQGPFDCYLALRGLKTLDVRMERQCANALQVARFLEGHAQIEQVYYPGLESHPQHELCKRQMRSGGAVVAMKVKGDRAALNRLVEALQIFVLADSLGGVESMINHSWSMSHCSLSPEQKGVMGISENLLRLSVGIEDHRDLIDDLNAAFAAMAVA